A stretch of the Leopardus geoffroyi isolate Oge1 chromosome B2, O.geoffroyi_Oge1_pat1.0, whole genome shotgun sequence genome encodes the following:
- the BAG6 gene encoding large proline-rich protein BAG6 isoform X7, translating into MEPSDTTSTTTSMEEPDSLEVLVKTLDSQTRTFIVGAQMNVKEFKEHIAASVSIPSEKQRLIYQGRVLQDDKKLQEYNVGGKVIHLVERAPPQTQLPSGASSGIGSASATHGGGPPPGTRGPGASVHDRNANSYVMVGTFNLPSEPRVRLVMAQHMIRDIQTLLSRMECRGGPQAQHSQPPPQTPTVAPESVALSSQTSEPVESEVPPREPMEAEEVEERAPAQSPELTPSGPAPAGPTPAPETNAPNHPSPAEYVEVLQELQRLESRLQPFMQRYYEVLGAAATTDYNNNQEGREEDQRLINLVGESLRLLGNTFVALSDLRCNLACAPPRHLHVVRPMSHYTTPMVLQQAAIPIQINVGTTVTMTGNGTRPPPTSNAEAAPPGPGQGSSLAPTSTTVESSTEGVPPPGPAPPPTTSHPRVIRISHQSVEPVVMMHMNIQDSGTQPGGVPSAPTGPLGPPGHGQTLGSTLIQLPSLPPEFMHAVAHQITHQAMVAAVASAAAGQQVPGFPTAPTRVVIARPTPPQARPSHPGGPPISGTLGAGLGTNASLAQMVSGLVGQLLMQPVLVAQGTPGMAPPPAPATASASAGTTNTATTAGPAPGGPAQPPPPQPSAADLQFSQLLGNLLGPAGPGAGGPGMASPTITVAMPGVPAFLQGMTDFLQATQTAPPPPPPPPPPPPAPEQQTMPPPGSPPGGAGSPGGLGLESLSPEFFTSVVQGVLNSLLGSLGARAGSSESIAAFIQRLSGSSNIFEPGADGALGFFGALLSLLCQNFSMVDVVMLLHGHFQPLQRLQPQLRSFFHQHYLGGQEPTPGNIRTATHTLITGLEEYVRESFSLVQVQPGVDIIRTNLEFLQEQFNSIAAHVLHCTDSGFGARLLELCNQGLFECLALNLHCLGGQQMELAAVINGRIRRMSRGVNPSLVSWLTTMMGLRLQVVLEHMPVGPDAILRYVRRVGDPPQPLPEEPMEVQGSERTSPEPQRENASPAPGTTAEEAMSRGPPPAPEGGGSRDEQDGASAETEPWAAAVPPEWVPIIQQDIQSQRKVKPQPPLSDAYLSGMPAKRRKTMQGEGPQLLLSEAVSRAAKAAGARPLTSPESLSRDLEAPEVQESYRQQLRADIQKRLQEDPNYSPQRFPNAHRAFADDP; encoded by the exons ATGGAGCCCAGTGATACTACCAGTACCACTACCAGTATGGAGGAGCCTGACAGCCTGGAGGTGCTGGTGAAGACCTTGGACTCTCAGACTCGGACCTTTATTGTGGGGGCCCAG ATGAATGTAAAGGAATTTAAGGAGCACATCGCTGCCTCTGTCAGCATTCCCTCTGAGAAACAACGGCTCATCTATCAGGGACGAGTTCTGCAGGATGATAAGAAGCTCCAGGAATACA atgTTGGGGGAAAGGTTATTCACCTGGTGGAACGGGCTCCTCCTCAGACGCAGCTGCCTTCTGGGGCATCTTCTGGGATAGGGTCTGCCTCAGCCACCCATGGTGGGGGACCCCCGCCTGGTACTCGGGGGCCTGGGGCCTCTGTTCATGACCGGAATGCCAACAGCTATGTCATGGTTGGAACCTTCAATCTTCCT AGTGAGCCCCGAGTACGGCTGGTGATGGCTCAGCACATGATCAGAGATATACAGACCTTACTTTCCCGGATGGAG TGTCGAGGGGGACCCCAAGCACAGCACAGTCAGCCGCCCCCACAGACGCCAACCGTGGCCCCGGAGTCTGTAGCCTTGAGTTCTCAAACATCAGAACCAGTTGAAAGTGAAGTGCCTCCTCGGGAGCCCATGGAGGCCGAAGAAGTGGAGGAGCGtgccccagcccagagcccggagctCACCCCTTCCGGCCCAGCTCCAGCAGGCCCAACACCTGCCCCAGAGACCAATGCACCCAA CCATCCTTCCCCTGCGGAGTATGTTGAAGTGCTCCAGGAGCTACAGCGGCTTGAGAGCCGCCTCCAGCCCTTCATGCAGCGCTACTATGAGGTTCTGGGCGCTGCCGCCACCACGGACTACAACAACAAC CAAGAGGGCCGCGAAGAGGACCAGCGCTTGATCAACTTGGTGGGGGAGAGCCTACGGCTGCTGGGCAACACTTTTGTGGCGCTGTCTGACCTGCGCTGCAACCTGGCCTGTGCGCCCCCACGACACCTGCATGTGGTCCGGCCCATGTCTCACTACACCACCCCCATGGTGCTCCAGCAGGCAGCCATTCCCATCCAG ATCAACGTGGGAACCACCGTGACCATGACGGGGAATGGGACTCGGCCCCCCCCGACTTCTAATGCGGAGGCAGCTCCCCCTGGTCCTGGGCAGGGCTCATCCCTGGCTCCCACTTCTACCACTGTCGAGTCCTCAACTGAGGGTGTTCCCCCACCAGGGCCGGCTCCCCCCCCGACCACCAGCCACCCAAGGGTCATCCGGATTTCCCACCAGAGCGTGGAACCTGTAGTCATGATGCACATGAACATCCAAG ATTCTGGCACACAGCCCGGTGGAGTTCCGAGTGCTCCCACTGGCCCCCTAGGACCCCCTGGTCATGGCCAAACCCTGG GCTCCACCCTCATCcagctgccctccctgccccctgagTTCATGCACGCCGTCGCCCACCAGATCACTCATCAGGCCATGGTGGCAGCTGTTGCCTCCGCGGCCGCAG GACAGCAGGTGCCAGGTTTCCCGACAGCTCCGACCCGGGTGGTGATTGCTCGGCCCACCCCTCCACAGGCTCGGCCTTCCCATCCTGGGGGGCCCCCAATCTCGGGTACTCTA GGCGCTGGACTAGGTACCAATGCCTCTTTGGCCCAGATGGTGAGCGGCCTCGTGGGGCAGCTTCTTATGCAGCCCGTTCTTGTGG CTCAGGGGACCCCAGGAATGGCaccacctccagcccctgccaCTGCTTCAGCCAGTGCAGGCACCACCAACACAGCAACCACAGCTGGTCCTGCCCCCGGGGGGCCCGCCCAGCCTCCACCCCCTCAACCCTCAGCGGCCGATCTTCAGTTCTCACAGCTCCTAGGGAACCTGCTGGGTCCTGCGGGGCCAGGGGCCGGAGGGCCTGGCATGGCTTCTCCCACCATCACCGTGGCGATGCCTGGTGTCCCTGCCTTTCTCCAGGGCATGACCGACTTTCTGCAG GCGACGCAGACGGCCCCtccgcccccaccaccacccccacccccacccccggccccagaGCAGCAGACCATGCCCCCACCAGGGTCCCCTCCTGGTGGCGCAGGGAGTCCTGGAGGCCTGGGTCTTGAGAGCCTTTCACCGGAGTTTTTTACCTCCGTGGTGCAGGGCGTGCTGAACTCCCTGCTGGGCTCCCTGGGGGCTCGGGCTGGCAGTAGTGAAAGTATTGCTGCTTTCATACAGCGCCTCAGTGGATCAAGCAACATCTTTGAGCCTGGGGCTGATGGGGCCCTCG gATTCTTTGGGGCCCTACTCTCTCTGCTGTGCCAGAACTTTTCCATGGTGGATGTGGTGATGCTTCTTCATGGGCATTTCCAGCCACTGCAGCGGCTCCAGCCCCAGCTGCGATCCTTTTTCCACCAGCACTACCTGGGTGGCCAAGAGCCCACACCTGGTAACATACGG ACGGCAACCCACACGTTGATCACAGGGCTGGAAGAGTACGTGCGGGAGAGTTTT TCTTTGGTGCAGGTTCAGCCAGGGGTGGACATCATCCGGACAAACCTGGAATTTCTCCAAGAGCAGTTCAATAGCATCGCTGCTCATGTGCTGCACTGCACAG ACAGTGGATTTGGGGCCCGCCTGCTTGAGTTGTGTAACCAGGGCCTGTTTGAATGCCTGGCCCTCAACCTGCACTGCTTGGGGGGACAGCAGATGGAGCTTGCCGCGGTCATCAATGGCCGAATT CGTCGCATGTCTCGTGGGGTGAACCCGTCCTTGGTGAGCTGGCTGACCACTATGATGGGACTGAGGCTTCAGGTGGTTTTGGAGCACATGCCCGTAGGCCCTGATGCCATTCTCAGATATGTTCGCAGGGTTGGTGATCCCCCCCAG CCACTTCCCGAGGAGCCAATGGAAGTTCAGGGATCAGAGAGAACTTCCCCTGAGCCTCAG CGGGAGAATGCTTCCCCGGCCCCTGGAACAACAGCAGAAGAGGCCATGTCCCGAGGTCCGCCTCCTGCTCCTGAGGGCGGCGGCTCCCGTGACGAACAGGATGGAGCTTCAGCTGAGACAGAACCTTGGGCGGCCGCAGTCCCCCCA GAGTGGGTTCCGATTATCCAGCAGGACATTCAGAGCCAGCGGAAGGTGAAGCCGCAGCCTCCCCTGAGCGATGCCTACCTCAGTGGTATGCCTGCCAAGAGACGCAAG
- the BAG6 gene encoding large proline-rich protein BAG6 isoform X24 — protein MEPSDTTSTTTSMEEPDSLEVLVKTLDSQTRTFIVGAQMNVKEFKEHIAASVSIPSEKQRLIYQGRVLQDDKKLQEYNVGGKVIHLVERAPPQTQLPSGASSGIGSASATHGGGPPPGTRGPGASVHDRNANSYVMVGTFNLPSEPRVRLVMAQHMIRDIQTLLSRMECRGGPQAQHSQPPPQTPTVAPESVALSSQTSEPVESEVPPREPMEAEEVEERAPAQSPELTPSGPAPAGPTPAPETNAPNHPSPAEYVEVLQELQRLESRLQPFMQRYYEVLGAAATTDYNNNQEGREEDQRLINLVGESLRLLGNTFVALSDLRCNLACAPPRHLHVVRPMSHYTTPMVLQQAAIPIQINVGTTVTMTGNGTRPPPTSNAEAAPPGPGQGSSLAPTSTTVESSTEGVPPPGPAPPPTTSHPRVIRISHQSVEPVVMMHMNIQDSGTQPGGVPSAPTGPLGPPGHGQTLGSTLIQLPSLPPEFMHAVAHQITHQAMVAAVASAAAGQQVPGFPTAPTRVVIARPTPPQARPSHPGGPPISGTLGAGLGTNASLAQMVSGLVGQLLMQPVLVAQGTPGMAPPPAPATASASAGTTNTATTAGPAPGGPAQPPPPQPSAADLQFSQLLGNLLGPAGPGAGGPGMASPTITVAMPGVPAFLQGMTDFLQATQTAPPPPPPPPPPPPAPEQQTMPPPGSPPGGAGSPGGLGLESLSPEFFTSVVQGVLNSLLGSLGARAGSSESIAAFIQRLSGSSNIFEPGADGALGFFGALLSLLCQNFSMVDVVMLLHGHFQPLQRLQPQLRSFFHQHYLGGQEPTPGNIRTATHTLITGLEEYVRESFSLVQVQPGVDIIRTNLEFLQEQFNSIAAHVLHCTDSGFGARLLELCNQGLFECLALNLHCLGGQQMELAAVINGRIRRMSRGVNPSLVSWLTTMMGLRLQVVLEHMPVGPDAILRYVRRVGDPPQPLPEEPMEVQGSERTSPEPQRENASPAPGTTAEEAMSRGPPPAPEGGGSRDEQDGASAETEPWAAAVPPEWVPIIQQDIQSQRKVKPQPPLSDAYLSGMPAKRRKLRADIQKRLQEDPNYSPQRFPNAHRAFADDP, from the exons ATGGAGCCCAGTGATACTACCAGTACCACTACCAGTATGGAGGAGCCTGACAGCCTGGAGGTGCTGGTGAAGACCTTGGACTCTCAGACTCGGACCTTTATTGTGGGGGCCCAG ATGAATGTAAAGGAATTTAAGGAGCACATCGCTGCCTCTGTCAGCATTCCCTCTGAGAAACAACGGCTCATCTATCAGGGACGAGTTCTGCAGGATGATAAGAAGCTCCAGGAATACA atgTTGGGGGAAAGGTTATTCACCTGGTGGAACGGGCTCCTCCTCAGACGCAGCTGCCTTCTGGGGCATCTTCTGGGATAGGGTCTGCCTCAGCCACCCATGGTGGGGGACCCCCGCCTGGTACTCGGGGGCCTGGGGCCTCTGTTCATGACCGGAATGCCAACAGCTATGTCATGGTTGGAACCTTCAATCTTCCT AGTGAGCCCCGAGTACGGCTGGTGATGGCTCAGCACATGATCAGAGATATACAGACCTTACTTTCCCGGATGGAG TGTCGAGGGGGACCCCAAGCACAGCACAGTCAGCCGCCCCCACAGACGCCAACCGTGGCCCCGGAGTCTGTAGCCTTGAGTTCTCAAACATCAGAACCAGTTGAAAGTGAAGTGCCTCCTCGGGAGCCCATGGAGGCCGAAGAAGTGGAGGAGCGtgccccagcccagagcccggagctCACCCCTTCCGGCCCAGCTCCAGCAGGCCCAACACCTGCCCCAGAGACCAATGCACCCAA CCATCCTTCCCCTGCGGAGTATGTTGAAGTGCTCCAGGAGCTACAGCGGCTTGAGAGCCGCCTCCAGCCCTTCATGCAGCGCTACTATGAGGTTCTGGGCGCTGCCGCCACCACGGACTACAACAACAAC CAAGAGGGCCGCGAAGAGGACCAGCGCTTGATCAACTTGGTGGGGGAGAGCCTACGGCTGCTGGGCAACACTTTTGTGGCGCTGTCTGACCTGCGCTGCAACCTGGCCTGTGCGCCCCCACGACACCTGCATGTGGTCCGGCCCATGTCTCACTACACCACCCCCATGGTGCTCCAGCAGGCAGCCATTCCCATCCAG ATCAACGTGGGAACCACCGTGACCATGACGGGGAATGGGACTCGGCCCCCCCCGACTTCTAATGCGGAGGCAGCTCCCCCTGGTCCTGGGCAGGGCTCATCCCTGGCTCCCACTTCTACCACTGTCGAGTCCTCAACTGAGGGTGTTCCCCCACCAGGGCCGGCTCCCCCCCCGACCACCAGCCACCCAAGGGTCATCCGGATTTCCCACCAGAGCGTGGAACCTGTAGTCATGATGCACATGAACATCCAAG ATTCTGGCACACAGCCCGGTGGAGTTCCGAGTGCTCCCACTGGCCCCCTAGGACCCCCTGGTCATGGCCAAACCCTGG GCTCCACCCTCATCcagctgccctccctgccccctgagTTCATGCACGCCGTCGCCCACCAGATCACTCATCAGGCCATGGTGGCAGCTGTTGCCTCCGCGGCCGCAG GACAGCAGGTGCCAGGTTTCCCGACAGCTCCGACCCGGGTGGTGATTGCTCGGCCCACCCCTCCACAGGCTCGGCCTTCCCATCCTGGGGGGCCCCCAATCTCGGGTACTCTA GGCGCTGGACTAGGTACCAATGCCTCTTTGGCCCAGATGGTGAGCGGCCTCGTGGGGCAGCTTCTTATGCAGCCCGTTCTTGTGG CTCAGGGGACCCCAGGAATGGCaccacctccagcccctgccaCTGCTTCAGCCAGTGCAGGCACCACCAACACAGCAACCACAGCTGGTCCTGCCCCCGGGGGGCCCGCCCAGCCTCCACCCCCTCAACCCTCAGCGGCCGATCTTCAGTTCTCACAGCTCCTAGGGAACCTGCTGGGTCCTGCGGGGCCAGGGGCCGGAGGGCCTGGCATGGCTTCTCCCACCATCACCGTGGCGATGCCTGGTGTCCCTGCCTTTCTCCAGGGCATGACCGACTTTCTGCAG GCGACGCAGACGGCCCCtccgcccccaccaccacccccacccccacccccggccccagaGCAGCAGACCATGCCCCCACCAGGGTCCCCTCCTGGTGGCGCAGGGAGTCCTGGAGGCCTGGGTCTTGAGAGCCTTTCACCGGAGTTTTTTACCTCCGTGGTGCAGGGCGTGCTGAACTCCCTGCTGGGCTCCCTGGGGGCTCGGGCTGGCAGTAGTGAAAGTATTGCTGCTTTCATACAGCGCCTCAGTGGATCAAGCAACATCTTTGAGCCTGGGGCTGATGGGGCCCTCG gATTCTTTGGGGCCCTACTCTCTCTGCTGTGCCAGAACTTTTCCATGGTGGATGTGGTGATGCTTCTTCATGGGCATTTCCAGCCACTGCAGCGGCTCCAGCCCCAGCTGCGATCCTTTTTCCACCAGCACTACCTGGGTGGCCAAGAGCCCACACCTGGTAACATACGG ACGGCAACCCACACGTTGATCACAGGGCTGGAAGAGTACGTGCGGGAGAGTTTT TCTTTGGTGCAGGTTCAGCCAGGGGTGGACATCATCCGGACAAACCTGGAATTTCTCCAAGAGCAGTTCAATAGCATCGCTGCTCATGTGCTGCACTGCACAG ACAGTGGATTTGGGGCCCGCCTGCTTGAGTTGTGTAACCAGGGCCTGTTTGAATGCCTGGCCCTCAACCTGCACTGCTTGGGGGGACAGCAGATGGAGCTTGCCGCGGTCATCAATGGCCGAATT CGTCGCATGTCTCGTGGGGTGAACCCGTCCTTGGTGAGCTGGCTGACCACTATGATGGGACTGAGGCTTCAGGTGGTTTTGGAGCACATGCCCGTAGGCCCTGATGCCATTCTCAGATATGTTCGCAGGGTTGGTGATCCCCCCCAG CCACTTCCCGAGGAGCCAATGGAAGTTCAGGGATCAGAGAGAACTTCCCCTGAGCCTCAG CGGGAGAATGCTTCCCCGGCCCCTGGAACAACAGCAGAAGAGGCCATGTCCCGAGGTCCGCCTCCTGCTCCTGAGGGCGGCGGCTCCCGTGACGAACAGGATGGAGCTTCAGCTGAGACAGAACCTTGGGCGGCCGCAGTCCCCCCA GAGTGGGTTCCGATTATCCAGCAGGACATTCAGAGCCAGCGGAAGGTGAAGCCGCAGCCTCCCCTGAGCGATGCCTACCTCAGTGGTATGCCTGCCAAGAGACGCAAG
- the BAG6 gene encoding large proline-rich protein BAG6 isoform X29 codes for MEPSDTTSTTTSMEEPDSLEVLVKTLDSQTRTFIVGAQMNVKEFKEHIAASVSIPSEKQRLIYQGRVLQDDKKLQEYNVGGKVIHLVERAPPQTQLPSGASSGIGSASATHGGGPPPGTRGPGASVHDRNANSYVMVGTFNLPSDGSAVDVHINMEQAPIQSEPRVRLVMAQHMIRDIQTLLSRMECRGGPQAQHSQPPPQTPTVAPESVALSSQTSEPVESEVPPREPMEAEEVEERAPAQSPELTPSGPAPAGPTPAPETNAPNHPSPAEYVEVLQELQRLESRLQPFMQRYYEVLGAAATTDYNNNQEGREEDQRLINLVGESLRLLGNTFVALSDLRCNLACAPPRHLHVVRPMSHYTTPMVLQQAAIPIQINVGTTVTMTGNGTRPPPTSNAEAAPPGPGQGSSLAPTSTTVESSTEGVPPPGPAPPPTTSHPRVIRISHQSVEPVVMMHMNIQDSGTQPGGVPSAPTGPLGPPGHGQTLGQQVPGFPTAPTRVVIARPTPPQARPSHPGGPPISGTLGAGLGTNASLAQMVSGLVGQLLMQPVLVAQGTPGMAPPPAPATASASAGTTNTATTAGPAPGGPAQPPPPQPSAADLQFSQLLGNLLGPAGPGAGGPGMASPTITVAMPGVPAFLQGMTDFLQATQTAPPPPPPPPPPPPAPEQQTMPPPGSPPGGAGSPGGLGLESLSPEFFTSVVQGVLNSLLGSLGARAGSSESIAAFIQRLSGSSNIFEPGADGALGFFGALLSLLCQNFSMVDVVMLLHGHFQPLQRLQPQLRSFFHQHYLGGQEPTPGNIRTATHTLITGLEEYVRESFSLVQVQPGVDIIRTNLEFLQEQFNSIAAHVLHCTDSGFGARLLELCNQGLFECLALNLHCLGGQQMELAAVINGRIRRMSRGVNPSLVSWLTTMMGLRLQVVLEHMPVGPDAILRYVRRVGDPPQPLPEEPMEVQGSERTSPEPQRENASPAPGTTAEEAMSRGPPPAPEGGGSRDEQDGASAETEPWAAAVPPEWVPIIQQDIQSQRKVKPQPPLSDAYLSGMPAKRRKLRADIQKRLQEDPNYSPQRFPNAHRAFADDP; via the exons ATGGAGCCCAGTGATACTACCAGTACCACTACCAGTATGGAGGAGCCTGACAGCCTGGAGGTGCTGGTGAAGACCTTGGACTCTCAGACTCGGACCTTTATTGTGGGGGCCCAG ATGAATGTAAAGGAATTTAAGGAGCACATCGCTGCCTCTGTCAGCATTCCCTCTGAGAAACAACGGCTCATCTATCAGGGACGAGTTCTGCAGGATGATAAGAAGCTCCAGGAATACA atgTTGGGGGAAAGGTTATTCACCTGGTGGAACGGGCTCCTCCTCAGACGCAGCTGCCTTCTGGGGCATCTTCTGGGATAGGGTCTGCCTCAGCCACCCATGGTGGGGGACCCCCGCCTGGTACTCGGGGGCCTGGGGCCTCTGTTCATGACCGGAATGCCAACAGCTATGTCATGGTTGGAACCTTCAATCTTCCT AGTGACGGCTCTGCTGTGGATGTTCACATCAACATGGAACAGGCCCCGATTCAG AGTGAGCCCCGAGTACGGCTGGTGATGGCTCAGCACATGATCAGAGATATACAGACCTTACTTTCCCGGATGGAG TGTCGAGGGGGACCCCAAGCACAGCACAGTCAGCCGCCCCCACAGACGCCAACCGTGGCCCCGGAGTCTGTAGCCTTGAGTTCTCAAACATCAGAACCAGTTGAAAGTGAAGTGCCTCCTCGGGAGCCCATGGAGGCCGAAGAAGTGGAGGAGCGtgccccagcccagagcccggagctCACCCCTTCCGGCCCAGCTCCAGCAGGCCCAACACCTGCCCCAGAGACCAATGCACCCAA CCATCCTTCCCCTGCGGAGTATGTTGAAGTGCTCCAGGAGCTACAGCGGCTTGAGAGCCGCCTCCAGCCCTTCATGCAGCGCTACTATGAGGTTCTGGGCGCTGCCGCCACCACGGACTACAACAACAAC CAAGAGGGCCGCGAAGAGGACCAGCGCTTGATCAACTTGGTGGGGGAGAGCCTACGGCTGCTGGGCAACACTTTTGTGGCGCTGTCTGACCTGCGCTGCAACCTGGCCTGTGCGCCCCCACGACACCTGCATGTGGTCCGGCCCATGTCTCACTACACCACCCCCATGGTGCTCCAGCAGGCAGCCATTCCCATCCAG ATCAACGTGGGAACCACCGTGACCATGACGGGGAATGGGACTCGGCCCCCCCCGACTTCTAATGCGGAGGCAGCTCCCCCTGGTCCTGGGCAGGGCTCATCCCTGGCTCCCACTTCTACCACTGTCGAGTCCTCAACTGAGGGTGTTCCCCCACCAGGGCCGGCTCCCCCCCCGACCACCAGCCACCCAAGGGTCATCCGGATTTCCCACCAGAGCGTGGAACCTGTAGTCATGATGCACATGAACATCCAAG ATTCTGGCACACAGCCCGGTGGAGTTCCGAGTGCTCCCACTGGCCCCCTAGGACCCCCTGGTCATGGCCAAACCCTGG GACAGCAGGTGCCAGGTTTCCCGACAGCTCCGACCCGGGTGGTGATTGCTCGGCCCACCCCTCCACAGGCTCGGCCTTCCCATCCTGGGGGGCCCCCAATCTCGGGTACTCTA GGCGCTGGACTAGGTACCAATGCCTCTTTGGCCCAGATGGTGAGCGGCCTCGTGGGGCAGCTTCTTATGCAGCCCGTTCTTGTGG CTCAGGGGACCCCAGGAATGGCaccacctccagcccctgccaCTGCTTCAGCCAGTGCAGGCACCACCAACACAGCAACCACAGCTGGTCCTGCCCCCGGGGGGCCCGCCCAGCCTCCACCCCCTCAACCCTCAGCGGCCGATCTTCAGTTCTCACAGCTCCTAGGGAACCTGCTGGGTCCTGCGGGGCCAGGGGCCGGAGGGCCTGGCATGGCTTCTCCCACCATCACCGTGGCGATGCCTGGTGTCCCTGCCTTTCTCCAGGGCATGACCGACTTTCTGCAG GCGACGCAGACGGCCCCtccgcccccaccaccacccccacccccacccccggccccagaGCAGCAGACCATGCCCCCACCAGGGTCCCCTCCTGGTGGCGCAGGGAGTCCTGGAGGCCTGGGTCTTGAGAGCCTTTCACCGGAGTTTTTTACCTCCGTGGTGCAGGGCGTGCTGAACTCCCTGCTGGGCTCCCTGGGGGCTCGGGCTGGCAGTAGTGAAAGTATTGCTGCTTTCATACAGCGCCTCAGTGGATCAAGCAACATCTTTGAGCCTGGGGCTGATGGGGCCCTCG gATTCTTTGGGGCCCTACTCTCTCTGCTGTGCCAGAACTTTTCCATGGTGGATGTGGTGATGCTTCTTCATGGGCATTTCCAGCCACTGCAGCGGCTCCAGCCCCAGCTGCGATCCTTTTTCCACCAGCACTACCTGGGTGGCCAAGAGCCCACACCTGGTAACATACGG ACGGCAACCCACACGTTGATCACAGGGCTGGAAGAGTACGTGCGGGAGAGTTTT TCTTTGGTGCAGGTTCAGCCAGGGGTGGACATCATCCGGACAAACCTGGAATTTCTCCAAGAGCAGTTCAATAGCATCGCTGCTCATGTGCTGCACTGCACAG ACAGTGGATTTGGGGCCCGCCTGCTTGAGTTGTGTAACCAGGGCCTGTTTGAATGCCTGGCCCTCAACCTGCACTGCTTGGGGGGACAGCAGATGGAGCTTGCCGCGGTCATCAATGGCCGAATT CGTCGCATGTCTCGTGGGGTGAACCCGTCCTTGGTGAGCTGGCTGACCACTATGATGGGACTGAGGCTTCAGGTGGTTTTGGAGCACATGCCCGTAGGCCCTGATGCCATTCTCAGATATGTTCGCAGGGTTGGTGATCCCCCCCAG CCACTTCCCGAGGAGCCAATGGAAGTTCAGGGATCAGAGAGAACTTCCCCTGAGCCTCAG CGGGAGAATGCTTCCCCGGCCCCTGGAACAACAGCAGAAGAGGCCATGTCCCGAGGTCCGCCTCCTGCTCCTGAGGGCGGCGGCTCCCGTGACGAACAGGATGGAGCTTCAGCTGAGACAGAACCTTGGGCGGCCGCAGTCCCCCCA GAGTGGGTTCCGATTATCCAGCAGGACATTCAGAGCCAGCGGAAGGTGAAGCCGCAGCCTCCCCTGAGCGATGCCTACCTCAGTGGTATGCCTGCCAAGAGACGCAAG